In Bradyrhizobium guangxiense, one DNA window encodes the following:
- the gcvA gene encoding transcriptional regulator GcvA: protein MGQYLPMNALRAFDAAARHGNFSRAAEELCITQGAVSRHIAVLETHLGIKLFVRKHRRIELTEEARRYHKRLQVAFDEIRSATSEICASSKHNVLKLRCLPTFAMRWLIPRLARFREQYPQVEIQVSTSQQSPANFEAQGIDASIEYGLGQWPGLEAKHLFDELLIVVCGPKLANGMPVPRYPHELDHHVLLHSLQRPDFWRQWLQTAGAPQVPANTGLRFENSGLACQAAIDGLGIAIVHLPLIERDLETGRLIAPFNLIVRNQMAFYLAYPTEKSDLPALVAFRAMAAR from the coding sequence ATGGGCCAATACTTGCCCATGAATGCGCTACGAGCCTTCGATGCTGCGGCGCGTCATGGCAATTTCAGTCGAGCGGCGGAAGAGCTTTGCATTACCCAAGGGGCCGTCAGCAGGCATATCGCGGTACTTGAGACCCACCTCGGAATAAAGTTATTTGTTCGTAAGCATCGTCGCATCGAACTGACGGAAGAGGCTCGACGATATCATAAGCGGCTTCAGGTTGCGTTTGACGAGATAAGGTCCGCGACGTCCGAGATCTGCGCGTCGTCAAAACACAATGTCCTAAAGCTTAGGTGTTTACCCACCTTTGCCATGCGCTGGTTGATCCCTCGCCTCGCGAGGTTTCGCGAGCAATATCCGCAGGTGGAAATTCAGGTCTCAACCTCACAACAATCCCCTGCCAATTTTGAAGCGCAAGGCATCGATGCCTCGATCGAGTACGGATTGGGCCAGTGGCCTGGGCTCGAGGCCAAACATCTGTTCGACGAACTGCTCATCGTCGTATGCGGCCCCAAGCTTGCGAATGGAATGCCGGTCCCGCGCTATCCGCACGAACTCGATCATCACGTTCTTCTCCATTCCTTGCAGCGCCCGGATTTTTGGCGGCAATGGCTCCAGACTGCAGGCGCGCCGCAGGTCCCGGCCAACACGGGCCTACGATTTGAAAACTCGGGGCTCGCGTGCCAAGCAGCTATCGACGGCCTTGGTATTGCAATTGTGCATCTTCCCTTGATTGAAAGGGATCTCGAAACCGGCCGACTGATCGCACCGTTCAATCTCATTGTCCGCAACCAGATGGCATTCTATCTCGCTTATCCAACCGAAAAGAGCGATTTGCCGGCACTTGTCGCGTTCCGCGCAATGGCTGCTCGGTGA
- a CDS encoding ABC transporter substrate-binding protein produces the protein MKRFSLLAFAAVLASLSISTDAHSAEVKIGIIGSFSGPYAEWGVQFKRAVDLYVEKHGGKLGGHTVEVLYRDSGGPNPARAKQLAQELITREGVQFLGGMDFTPNAVAVADVVTQAKIPFVIFNANTADTTRKSPYFLRVGCTIWQLAYGITRYAIDQGKKKAVVFAVDYAPGHDAIAAYDANYGKLGGKIVDVVKVPLDTTDFSSYFQRLQDANADVLFTFVPNGPISVALFKGYFERGLAQRGLQYFGLGETEEAPLAALGQTGELAIGVYSSLFYGPHSPESTANKEFVNALEAKYGKGAIPNIGTVEAWDGIHLIAHMTEATDGKLDGEKALAAAKGYSWESPRGSIRSNGT, from the coding sequence ATGAAGCGCTTCAGCTTGCTGGCCTTCGCGGCGGTTCTTGCCTCACTGTCCATTTCTACAGATGCGCATTCTGCCGAGGTCAAGATCGGCATCATCGGCTCTTTTAGCGGCCCCTATGCCGAGTGGGGCGTCCAATTCAAACGAGCCGTTGACCTCTATGTCGAGAAGCACGGAGGAAAGCTTGGAGGCCACACCGTTGAGGTCCTCTATCGTGATTCTGGCGGCCCAAATCCCGCTCGAGCGAAACAACTCGCTCAAGAGCTGATCACCCGAGAGGGGGTACAATTTCTCGGCGGTATGGACTTCACGCCTAACGCGGTAGCCGTTGCCGATGTTGTGACGCAAGCGAAAATTCCCTTCGTCATTTTCAACGCAAATACCGCAGATACCACACGTAAATCGCCATATTTTTTAAGAGTGGGCTGCACCATCTGGCAATTGGCGTATGGCATCACGCGCTATGCTATTGATCAGGGCAAGAAGAAAGCTGTTGTCTTTGCCGTCGACTACGCCCCCGGTCACGACGCAATTGCAGCTTATGATGCCAATTACGGCAAGCTCGGCGGCAAGATCGTCGATGTCGTAAAGGTGCCTTTGGATACAACTGACTTCTCCAGCTACTTCCAGCGGCTGCAGGACGCGAACGCTGACGTTCTATTTACGTTCGTCCCGAACGGGCCCATCTCCGTTGCACTGTTCAAAGGGTATTTCGAGCGCGGCTTGGCACAACGGGGCTTGCAGTACTTTGGCCTCGGTGAAACCGAGGAGGCACCCCTCGCGGCATTGGGACAAACCGGCGAACTGGCCATCGGTGTATATTCCTCTCTCTTTTATGGTCCTCATTCGCCAGAAAGCACCGCGAATAAGGAGTTCGTCAATGCGCTGGAAGCAAAATACGGGAAGGGCGCCATACCTAATATCGGGACCGTTGAGGCGTGGGACGGCATACACCTGATCGCCCATATGACCGAAGCAACCGACGGGAAACTTGATGGTGAAAAAGCCTTGGCGGCCGCCAAAGGGTACTCCTGGGAGAGCCCGCGCGGATCGATCCGGTCGAACGGGACCTGA
- a CDS encoding branched-chain amino acid ABC transporter permease, with protein sequence MNSYWTTGISLLIDGLSFGMILFLISSGLTITLGVMRLLNIAHCGFAMIGGYTALSLVNHFGLGLLAALPIAVAITAILGAILERTVYRWIYETSALGQILMTIGLTFIMIASINAGYGSLTHTLPTPEFLAGAWHFEEISISAYRSFLSIVSLTIAGLIWYVIEQTDFGARLRASVDNPRMARCVGINVRRGFAQTFVAGCALAAIAGVLGTQMLPLQPYYATNYMVMVLIVVAVGGFGSLKGSLIAALGYSIFDTYFRYLFPAAGAFGIYILLALILSIRPFGLYGRA encoded by the coding sequence GTGAATAGCTACTGGACGACGGGTATATCGCTTTTGATCGACGGCCTGTCCTTCGGGATGATCCTCTTTCTGATCTCCTCTGGCCTGACGATCACGCTCGGCGTGATGCGTCTTCTAAACATTGCACATTGTGGTTTCGCCATGATCGGCGGTTACACTGCACTCTCGCTCGTCAATCATTTTGGCCTGGGTTTGCTCGCCGCGCTTCCGATTGCTGTTGCAATCACGGCGATACTCGGGGCCATTCTTGAACGGACCGTATATCGATGGATCTATGAGACGAGTGCTCTCGGTCAAATCCTGATGACAATTGGCCTCACATTCATAATGATCGCCTCGATCAACGCCGGTTATGGCTCGCTGACGCATACATTACCAACGCCTGAATTCCTGGCGGGAGCATGGCATTTTGAAGAGATATCGATTTCTGCTTACCGTAGCTTTCTTTCAATCGTCAGCCTGACAATCGCAGGCCTGATTTGGTACGTCATCGAACAGACCGATTTTGGCGCCCGCTTGCGCGCCTCCGTCGATAATCCGCGCATGGCTCGCTGTGTCGGGATCAATGTGCGGCGGGGGTTCGCTCAGACCTTCGTTGCTGGGTGCGCGTTAGCGGCCATAGCCGGCGTACTTGGAACGCAGATGCTGCCGCTGCAGCCATACTATGCCACGAACTATATGGTCATGGTTTTGATCGTCGTTGCGGTTGGCGGCTTTGGCAGTCTCAAAGGATCGCTTATCGCCGCGCTCGGCTATAGCATCTTCGATACCTATTTTCGCTATCTCTTTCCGGCGGCCGGCGCTTTCGGCATCTACATTCTTCTGGCCCTCATTCTGTCCATTCGACCTTTTGGGCTTTATGGCCGTGCTTAA